The Gimibacter soli genome includes a region encoding these proteins:
- a CDS encoding DUF3325 domain-containing protein: MSHLIGTLLSFAGFVCLCLAMPRHQRDLLGRFLADGRGRALKMAGYGLLMLALLQVSFRLGWAYGAISWLGHMSLAAWILILLVSWRTRGA, translated from the coding sequence ATGAGCCATCTGATTGGTACGCTCCTTTCGTTCGCGGGCTTCGTTTGCCTTTGTCTCGCCATGCCGCGTCACCAACGCGACCTTCTGGGGCGGTTTTTGGCGGATGGCAGGGGCAGGGCACTGAAGATGGCCGGGTATGGCCTGCTGATGCTCGCCTTGCTGCAGGTATCGTTTCGGCTGGGCTGGGCTTATGGGGCCATCAGCTGGCTCGGCCACATGAGCCTCGCCGCCTGGATATTGATCCTGCTGGTCAGCTGGCGAACCCGCGGAGCCTGA
- a CDS encoding PepSY-associated TM helix domain-containing protein translates to MKAGLRQSMAWLHTWTGLLFGWLLFAMFLTGTAAFFNDEITRWMQPEIEGEADPVESAIGAATYLQEKAPNSPFWFITPTSERQAVTTVFWRPAPGEEGGRRGRSATLDGQGAEVDLRDTRGGNFLYRFHFDLHYMPVIWARYLVGVAAMFMLIAILSGVVTHKKIFADFFMLRFGKGQRSWLDAHNVTAVMALPFHLMITYTGLVTLATLYMPWAIAANYTDSGTYFEALFPQDTVEATGIAAPLTPLRPVVEDALAYWPDGHLGTVQVSNPGDTAARIMVFRSPGDTVGTRAERLVFDGVTGALLSTPPERGTARETESVMVGLHAGRFAGPALRWLYFLSGVGGTIMVGSGLVLWTVKRRQKLADPDRPHFGFLFVERLNVAAVAGLPAAVAGYFIANRLLPLDLEARAEWEIHCLFILWGASLVWAIARPVKRAWVEMLAAGAFLYAAVPLVNAMTTSRHLVASLAKGDWVFAGFDLSMLFFATLIGFTAYRLAVHKPKERPRRARGARPAEAMS, encoded by the coding sequence ATGAAGGCGGGTTTGCGGCAATCCATGGCCTGGCTGCATACCTGGACCGGGCTTCTCTTTGGCTGGCTTCTGTTTGCCATGTTCCTGACTGGTACCGCCGCCTTTTTCAATGACGAAATCACGCGCTGGATGCAGCCGGAAATTGAGGGTGAGGCCGACCCTGTCGAGTCCGCGATCGGTGCTGCCACCTATTTGCAGGAAAAGGCCCCGAACTCGCCTTTCTGGTTCATCACGCCGACGAGCGAACGGCAGGCGGTGACGACTGTCTTCTGGCGGCCGGCGCCGGGTGAAGAGGGCGGGCGACGCGGTCGCAGCGCAACGCTCGACGGGCAGGGCGCGGAGGTTGACCTGCGCGATACACGGGGCGGCAATTTCCTGTATCGGTTCCATTTCGATCTTCATTATATGCCGGTGATCTGGGCGCGGTATCTGGTCGGTGTGGCTGCCATGTTCATGCTGATTGCCATTCTCTCCGGCGTGGTGACCCACAAGAAGATTTTCGCGGACTTCTTCATGTTGCGGTTCGGAAAGGGGCAGCGCAGCTGGCTTGATGCCCACAATGTGACGGCGGTGATGGCGCTGCCGTTCCATCTGATGATCACCTACACCGGCCTCGTCACCCTTGCCACGCTTTACATGCCCTGGGCGATTGCGGCCAACTATACGGACAGCGGTACCTATTTCGAGGCGTTGTTCCCGCAGGATACTGTGGAGGCAACGGGTATCGCTGCACCGCTCACGCCGCTGCGCCCGGTGGTGGAAGACGCCCTTGCCTATTGGCCGGACGGGCATCTCGGCACCGTACAGGTCAGCAATCCCGGCGATACGGCTGCGCGTATCATGGTGTTCCGCTCGCCGGGCGATACCGTTGGCACACGTGCAGAACGACTGGTCTTTGACGGGGTGACGGGCGCGCTTCTGTCGACGCCGCCCGAGCGCGGCACCGCGCGGGAAACCGAAAGCGTGATGGTGGGTCTGCATGCCGGCCGGTTCGCCGGGCCGGCCCTGCGGTGGCTCTATTTCCTGTCAGGCGTCGGTGGCACGATCATGGTCGGCAGCGGCCTTGTGCTCTGGACCGTCAAACGCCGCCAGAAACTCGCGGACCCTGATCGGCCGCATTTCGGCTTCCTGTTCGTGGAGCGACTGAACGTTGCGGCCGTTGCCGGGCTGCCTGCAGCTGTCGCGGGCTATTTCATTGCGAACCGGCTGCTGCCCTTGGACCTCGAAGCCCGTGCCGAATGGGAAATCCACTGTCTTTTCATCCTGTGGGGGGCAAGCCTTGTATGGGCTATCGCGCGCCCGGTGAAGCGGGCGTGGGTTGAGATGCTGGCGGCTGGCGCCTTCCTTTATGCCGCTGTACCGCTCGTGAATGCGATGACGACAAGCCGTCATCTGGTCGCCAGCCTTGCGAAGGGTGATTGGGTGTTCGCGGGCTTCGATCTCAGCATGCTGTTCTTTGCGACACTTATCGGCTTCACCGCCTACAGGCTCGCGGTCCACAAACCCAAGGAGCGCCCCCGACGGGCCCGTGGCGCCAGGCCAGCCGAGGCCATGTCATGA
- a CDS encoding DUF2312 domain-containing protein — translation MVQAGGVAGEQLRSYIERIERLEEEKKGIAEDIKEVYAQAKAVGFDTKIMRKVISIRKMDAADRQEQESLIDVYLHAIEGGDLPTRTAPSQPDDMDMDADAAE, via the coding sequence ATGGTACAAGCAGGCGGCGTCGCGGGCGAACAGCTCCGCTCCTATATCGAGCGCATCGAACGCCTTGAAGAAGAGAAGAAGGGCATCGCCGAGGATATCAAGGAAGTCTATGCACAGGCCAAGGCCGTGGGCTTCGATACCAAGATCATGCGCAAGGTGATTTCCATCCGCAAAATGGATGCGGCCGACCGTCAGGAGCAGGAATCGCTCATCGACGTTTACCTGCATGCCATCGAAGGCGGCGACCTGCCGACCCGTACGGCGCCCTCGCAGCCTGACGACATGGACATGGATGCCGACGCGGCTGAATAA
- a CDS encoding DUF1244 domain-containing protein, which yields MTPTVNEQKSIEAAVFRRLIEHLSVRTDVQNIDLMGHAGFCRNCLSDWYAEAANAMGVTMDKDTAREAIYGMPYDTYKAAYQTPATPEQLALMDESVAKNKAMREGR from the coding sequence ATGACGCCCACCGTGAATGAACAGAAATCGATCGAAGCCGCCGTGTTCCGCCGGTTGATCGAGCATCTCTCGGTCCGCACCGATGTGCAGAATATCGACCTGATGGGCCACGCCGGCTTCTGCCGCAACTGCCTGTCCGACTGGTACGCCGAGGCTGCGAACGCCATGGGTGTGACGATGGACAAGGATACGGCCCGCGAGGCCATCTATGGCATGCCCTACGACACCTACAAGGCTGCCTACCAGACGCCCGCCACCCCCGAACAGCTCGCCCTGATGGACGAGAGTGTGGCTAAAAACAAGGCGATGCGGGAAGGCCGTTGA
- a CDS encoding N-formylglutamate amidohydrolase — translation MQLTPISPEILNFDAKAPLVLLCDHASNAVPAEIGDLGVPAAAMQDHIAWDIGAEAVTRRMCEMMGVAGVIQKVSRLVIDVNRDTDQAGLIPEVSDKVPVPANQGLSDVARAARIDAYWRPFHAACESVIDAHQKAGINPLVVGIHSFTPAMNGAPRPWAIGFLWNRDPRLAQAMIGLCERETGLIVGDNEPYSGKALYYTMQRHGADRGLAQTTIEIRQDLMANEHEIDQWAALLADLLDECMTRPDLITPKVFP, via the coding sequence ATGCAACTGACCCCCATCTCCCCGGAAATCCTCAACTTCGATGCGAAGGCGCCCCTGGTGCTTCTATGTGACCACGCATCAAACGCAGTACCCGCAGAAATCGGCGATTTGGGCGTACCTGCGGCCGCCATGCAGGATCATATCGCGTGGGACATCGGCGCCGAGGCCGTAACGCGGCGGATGTGCGAGATGATGGGGGTGGCTGGCGTCATCCAGAAAGTCAGCCGGCTCGTCATCGATGTGAACCGGGATACGGATCAGGCCGGCCTGATCCCCGAGGTCAGCGACAAGGTGCCGGTGCCGGCCAACCAAGGCCTTTCGGATGTGGCCCGTGCGGCCCGCATCGATGCCTACTGGCGGCCCTTCCATGCAGCCTGCGAAAGCGTGATCGACGCGCACCAGAAGGCAGGGATCAATCCGCTGGTTGTTGGTATCCACAGTTTCACGCCCGCAATGAACGGTGCGCCGCGGCCGTGGGCCATCGGCTTCCTGTGGAACCGCGACCCGCGCCTCGCGCAGGCCATGATCGGGCTTTGCGAGCGCGAAACCGGGCTTATCGTTGGCGACAATGAACCTTATTCCGGCAAGGCCCTTTACTATACAATGCAGCGCCACGGCGCCGACCGCGGCCTTGCGCAGACAACCATCGAAATCAGGCAGGACCTGATGGCCAATGAACACGAGATCGACCAGTGGGCTGCGCTCCTTGCCGACCTGCTGGACGAGTGCATGACGCGCCCTGATCTCATCACCCCGAAAGTATTTCCATGA
- the pyk gene encoding pyruvate kinase gives MSAITPLIRRQRKTRIVATLGPASSSLERIRALFLAGVDVFRLNMSHGEHEDKIKLIDAIRTVETEFSHPIAILADLQGPKLRIGSFAGGKAMIEEGSNFRLDLDTDKPGDATRVSLPHREIFEAIKVGTHILLDDGKVRLEVKDVLPDHANCRVLVGGQLSDRKGVNVPNAILPLAALTDKDRRDLAFALKHGCDWIALSFVQRADDVAEAKKLVGRKAAVMAKIEKPAAVTSLDDILDLADGVMVARGDLGVEEPAENVPGIQKRIVKAARLAGKPVVVATQMLESMIKSPVPTRAEVSDVATAVADGADAVMLSAESAVGDYGDEAVRVMDRVARKVEGEADYMNSPSDLRMNPNSTSEDAITAAARQVARTVGAKAIVTFTSSGATALRAARERPSVPILTLTPKIQTARRLAIGWGLHCVKTQDVDTFEEMIGKSKRMALRHDLAQPGDRIVVTAGVPFGTPGATNVLHIAWVGHDELKGRK, from the coding sequence ATGTCAGCGATCACACCCCTTATCCGCCGCCAGCGCAAGACCCGCATTGTCGCCACGCTCGGCCCGGCATCATCAAGCCTCGAGCGCATCCGTGCCCTGTTCCTTGCAGGCGTCGATGTGTTCCGGCTGAACATGAGCCACGGCGAGCATGAGGACAAGATCAAGCTGATCGACGCGATCCGCACGGTAGAGACCGAGTTTTCACACCCCATCGCCATTCTGGCGGACCTCCAAGGCCCGAAACTCAGGATCGGTTCCTTCGCAGGCGGCAAGGCGATGATCGAGGAAGGATCAAACTTCCGTCTCGACCTCGATACCGACAAGCCGGGCGACGCCACCCGCGTGAGCCTGCCCCACCGCGAGATTTTCGAGGCCATCAAGGTCGGCACCCATATCCTGCTGGATGACGGCAAGGTGCGCCTTGAGGTGAAGGACGTGCTGCCGGATCATGCCAATTGCCGCGTGCTTGTGGGCGGCCAGCTTTCCGACCGCAAGGGCGTGAATGTGCCGAACGCCATCCTGCCGCTCGCTGCCCTCACCGACAAGGACCGCCGCGACCTCGCATTCGCGCTGAAGCATGGCTGCGACTGGATTGCCCTTTCCTTCGTGCAGCGCGCTGATGACGTGGCCGAGGCCAAGAAGCTGGTGGGCCGCAAGGCTGCCGTGATGGCCAAGATCGAAAAGCCCGCTGCTGTCACCTCCCTTGACGACATCCTCGATCTCGCCGACGGCGTGATGGTGGCACGGGGTGACCTTGGCGTTGAAGAACCCGCCGAGAATGTGCCGGGCATCCAGAAGCGCATCGTGAAAGCCGCCCGCCTTGCCGGCAAGCCGGTGGTGGTGGCAACCCAGATGCTCGAATCCATGATCAAGTCGCCAGTACCGACCCGCGCCGAGGTTTCGGACGTGGCAACCGCCGTGGCGGACGGCGCCGACGCCGTGATGCTGTCGGCAGAATCGGCGGTCGGCGATTACGGCGACGAAGCCGTGCGCGTGATGGACCGCGTGGCCCGCAAGGTGGAAGGCGAAGCTGATTACATGAACAGCCCGTCGGACCTTCGGATGAACCCGAATTCAACGAGCGAGGACGCGATCACCGCAGCCGCGCGGCAGGTGGCCCGCACCGTGGGCGCCAAGGCTATTGTGACCTTCACCTCGTCGGGCGCCACCGCGCTCCGTGCTGCTCGCGAACGTCCGAGCGTCCCGATCCTGACCCTGACCCCGAAGATCCAGACCGCGCGCCGGCTGGCCATCGGCTGGGGCCTGCACTGCGTGAAGACGCAGGATGTGGACACGTTCGAAGAAATGATCGGCAAGTCGAAGCGCATGGCGCTGAGGCACGATCTCGCCCAGCCGGGAGACCGGATCGTGGTGACCGCCGGCGTGCCCTTCGGCACCCCCGGCGCCACCAACGTGCTGCATATCGCCTGGGTCGGCCATGACGAGCTGAAGGGCCGCAAGTAA
- a CDS encoding sulfotransferase domain-containing protein yields MINRNLIRCVGTYHKAGTVWMRAVFSEIAARLGLDFVNTPTNAFNAVTPKPGTIYFQWDSRFSPAFDREDVRGFRIVRDPRDIVISGAHYHMKATEPWLQVKKDRFGGLSYQEMINSLDGLDARYRFEMENFSRGTIRSMTVSRGNRAMRDLIERRFLMVRYETLIEDVETTMFRSICDHLDLPFELCAPIFVENSLFGQSVRKDHVRSGKKEQWTDAFSRAFAREFAATHQRALEKLGYEENRDWIERCAERA; encoded by the coding sequence ATGATCAACCGCAACCTCATCCGCTGTGTCGGCACGTATCACAAGGCCGGCACGGTCTGGATGCGTGCCGTGTTTTCCGAGATCGCAGCAAGGCTCGGGCTCGACTTCGTCAACACGCCCACAAATGCCTTCAACGCCGTCACGCCAAAGCCGGGCACGATCTATTTCCAGTGGGACAGTCGCTTCTCCCCGGCGTTCGACCGGGAAGATGTAAGGGGCTTCCGGATCGTGCGCGACCCTCGCGACATCGTCATCTCGGGCGCGCACTATCACATGAAGGCAACCGAGCCGTGGCTGCAGGTGAAGAAGGATCGCTTCGGCGGCCTCTCCTACCAGGAAATGATCAACAGCCTTGACGGCCTTGACGCGCGCTACCGGTTCGAGATGGAGAATTTCAGCCGCGGCACCATCCGCAGCATGACCGTCTCACGCGGCAACAGGGCTATGCGGGACCTTATCGAGCGGCGTTTCCTGATGGTACGCTACGAGACGCTGATCGAGGACGTTGAGACAACCATGTTCCGCAGCATCTGCGATCATCTCGACCTGCCCTTCGAACTCTGCGCGCCGATCTTTGTGGAAAATTCCCTGTTCGGGCAAAGCGTCCGGAAGGACCATGTGCGCTCGGGCAAGAAGGAACAATGGACGGACGCCTTCAGCCGCGCATTCGCCCGCGAGTTTGCAGCGACGCACCAGCGGGCGCTTGAAAAGCTCGGCTATGAAGAAAACAGGGACTGGATAGAACGCTGCGCCGAGAGGGCCTGA
- a CDS encoding HAD family hydrolase, with amino-acid sequence MRITAVVFDIGNVLVRWDPRLLYSKLIPDAAELDRFLTDIVTLEWHTHHDKGRPFAEGVRLLSAEHPEYADLIRAFDERWDETIGPVIGGTVALMERLKTNGVPLYGLTNFSAEKWVPFARDYAFVKLFDGVVVSGEERLVKPDPAIFERLAIRYGLNPAETLFIDDRDENVKAAEALGFRGHVFTGPEGLEAALGAAGLI; translated from the coding sequence GTGCGAATCACCGCTGTTGTTTTCGATATCGGCAATGTGCTGGTCCGCTGGGATCCGCGTCTCCTGTATTCCAAACTGATTCCCGATGCGGCGGAGCTTGACCGGTTCCTTACCGATATCGTCACGCTGGAATGGCACACGCACCACGACAAGGGCCGCCCCTTCGCTGAAGGCGTGCGTCTGCTGTCAGCGGAGCATCCCGAATATGCTGACCTCATTCGCGCTTTTGATGAACGCTGGGACGAGACAATCGGGCCGGTGATCGGTGGCACAGTGGCCCTGATGGAACGCCTGAAGACGAACGGCGTGCCGCTTTACGGCCTCACCAATTTCTCGGCCGAGAAATGGGTGCCGTTCGCCCGCGATTATGCCTTCGTGAAGCTCTTCGATGGTGTGGTCGTCTCGGGCGAGGAACGCCTCGTGAAGCCTGATCCGGCGATCTTTGAACGGCTCGCCATCCGCTATGGCCTGAACCCTGCCGAAACGCTTTTCATCGATGACCGGGACGAAAATGTGAAGGCAGCCGAAGCGCTCGGCTTCCGGGGGCATGTCTTCACGGGGCCTGAGGGGCTGGAAGCTGCCCTTGGGGCAGCAGGGCTCATCTAG
- the ykgO gene encoding type B 50S ribosomal protein L36, whose translation MKIRNSLKSLKGRHRDNRVIRRKGRIYVINKTQRRFKARQG comes from the coding sequence ATGAAGATCCGTAACAGCCTGAAGTCGCTGAAAGGCCGTCACCGCGACAACCGCGTGATCCGCCGTAAAGGCCGCATCTACGTTATCAACAAGACCCAGCGTCGCTTCAAAGCCCGTCAGGGCTGA
- a CDS encoding M14 family metallopeptidase yields the protein MIITSAFDSGNIEVIQADSPSNIRLAIRKDHMSDFQQWFHFRLSGVAETPCKLVIENAGDSAYPEGWPDYQARASYDRETWFQIPTSYANGKLTFEIEPDQDSVWFAYFAPYSMERHADLIAEAAQSPLVKTHVLGHTLDGQAMDLIELGHGPEGRKKVWLIARQHPGETMAEWWMEGALDVLLDPDNPVAAKLLQKAHFYIVPNMCPDGSKRGHLRTNAAGVNLNRAWAEPDMETSPEVYLVRQKMLETGVDIHMDVHGDEALPVNFLAGYETIPNLDPAHYQKFLDFEESLCRISPDFQRERGYGKGEANSSDLKKCTDWTAHQFKALAMTLEMPFKDNDLLPNPDEGWSPTRAIALGRSCMSAVLEAVERG from the coding sequence ATGATCATCACGAGCGCCTTCGATAGCGGCAATATCGAGGTCATTCAGGCAGATAGCCCCTCGAACATCCGTCTTGCGATCCGCAAAGACCATATGTCCGATTTCCAGCAATGGTTCCATTTCCGCCTGTCCGGCGTTGCCGAAACGCCGTGCAAACTGGTGATCGAAAATGCGGGTGATTCCGCCTATCCTGAAGGTTGGCCCGACTATCAGGCGCGCGCGTCCTACGACCGCGAAACCTGGTTCCAGATTCCGACAAGCTATGCAAACGGCAAACTGACCTTCGAGATCGAACCCGATCAGGACAGCGTCTGGTTCGCCTATTTCGCCCCCTATTCGATGGAACGCCACGCTGACCTCATCGCCGAGGCCGCCCAGTCGCCGCTCGTGAAGACGCATGTTCTGGGCCATACGCTGGACGGTCAGGCGATGGACCTGATCGAGCTCGGCCACGGGCCCGAGGGCCGGAAGAAGGTGTGGCTGATCGCCCGCCAGCACCCCGGCGAGACAATGGCTGAATGGTGGATGGAAGGGGCGCTTGATGTGCTTCTCGATCCCGACAATCCGGTTGCCGCAAAGCTCCTGCAGAAAGCGCATTTCTATATCGTGCCGAACATGTGCCCGGATGGATCGAAGCGCGGCCACCTGCGCACCAACGCAGCAGGCGTGAACCTCAACCGTGCCTGGGCGGAGCCCGACATGGAAACGAGCCCCGAGGTTTATCTGGTGCGCCAGAAGATGCTGGAGACGGGCGTGGATATCCATATGGACGTTCACGGCGACGAGGCCCTGCCGGTGAACTTCCTGGCGGGTTATGAGACGATCCCGAACCTTGATCCCGCGCACTATCAGAAGTTCCTCGATTTCGAGGAAAGCCTTTGCCGCATCTCCCCCGATTTCCAGCGCGAGCGCGGCTACGGCAAAGGGGAGGCCAATTCGAGCGACCTGAAGAAATGCACCGACTGGACGGCGCACCAGTTCAAGGCGCTCGCCATGACGCTTGAAATGCCCTTCAAGGACAACGACCTGCTGCCGAACCCCGACGAGGGCTGGAGCCCGACCCGCGCCATCGCGCTTGGCCGGTCCTGCATGTCAGCGGTTCTCGAGGCCGTGGAACGGGGCTGA
- a CDS encoding aquaporin, whose translation MTLARKLTAEAVGTALLLATVVGSGIMGERMADGNDAIALLGNTIATGAILVVLILMFGPVSGAHFNPAVTLVMRARGEIGRAEMAGYLFVQVIAAVAGVVLAHAMFELPLLQASQHVRYGPAQWLSEAVATFGLLSTILWVARSKVEAVPYAVGLYITAGYWFTASTSFANPAVTIARSFTDTFSGIAEGGVIPFIAAQLVGAFLALGVFRLAGERG comes from the coding sequence ATGACGCTTGCCCGCAAACTGACGGCGGAGGCCGTCGGCACCGCCTTGCTCCTCGCCACCGTTGTCGGCTCCGGCATCATGGGGGAGCGCATGGCGGACGGAAACGACGCGATTGCCCTCCTTGGCAACACGATTGCCACGGGCGCCATCCTTGTGGTGCTGATCCTGATGTTCGGGCCGGTGTCGGGCGCACATTTCAACCCGGCGGTCACGCTGGTGATGCGGGCGCGGGGCGAAATCGGCCGGGCGGAGATGGCGGGTTACCTGTTCGTGCAGGTGATCGCTGCCGTCGCGGGTGTGGTGCTGGCGCATGCCATGTTTGAGCTGCCCCTGCTGCAGGCTAGCCAGCATGTGCGCTACGGCCCCGCCCAGTGGCTGAGCGAGGCGGTGGCGACCTTCGGGCTTCTGTCCACCATCCTCTGGGTCGCGCGTTCGAAAGTGGAAGCCGTGCCCTATGCCGTCGGGCTTTATATCACCGCCGGCTACTGGTTCACCGCATCCACAAGCTTCGCGAACCCTGCCGTCACGATCGCCCGCAGCTTCACCGACACCTTCTCAGGCATCGCTGAAGGCGGCGTGATCCCCTTCATCGCCGCCCAGCTTGTGGGCGCGTTTCTGGCGCTGGGCGTGTTCAGGCTGGCGGGTGAGCGGGGCTGA
- a CDS encoding arsenate reductase ArsC, which translates to MTEKMLNVLVLCTGNSARSIVGEAVFNHLGQGRIRAYSAGSQPTGRPNPAAIARLMEAGIDTSAFRSKSWDEFAGAGAPQMDMVITVCSSAAGEACPVWPGAPVRAHWGYPDPAHIPDPAEKAAAFDALYKDFSGRVAELLSHPLEGMSATERRDLLVKLAPVEG; encoded by the coding sequence GTGACCGAAAAGATGCTCAATGTCCTTGTGCTGTGCACCGGGAATTCCGCCCGCTCGATCGTGGGCGAAGCGGTTTTCAACCATCTGGGGCAGGGCCGCATCCGGGCCTATAGCGCCGGCAGCCAGCCGACCGGCAGGCCGAACCCGGCGGCCATCGCGCGCCTCATGGAAGCGGGGATCGATACCTCCGCTTTTCGGTCCAAAAGCTGGGACGAGTTCGCGGGCGCGGGTGCCCCCCAAATGGATATGGTGATCACCGTTTGCTCGTCGGCAGCGGGTGAAGCCTGCCCGGTGTGGCCCGGCGCCCCCGTGCGGGCGCACTGGGGATATCCGGATCCCGCCCATATCCCGGACCCGGCCGAAAAGGCGGCGGCCTTCGATGCGCTTTACAAAGATTTCTCGGGCCGTGTGGCAGAGCTGCTGTCGCACCCGCTTGAAGGCATGAGTGCCACCGAACGCCGCGACCTTCTGGTGAAGCTTGCACCGGTGGAGGGCTGA
- a CDS encoding ArsR/SmtB family transcription factor, with translation MDINQSLSAFAALSQETRLEVFRLLVQAGGTGMLAGEVADRLGVRQNTMSTNLNILLRAGLIRNEREGRAIRYFADFDGVRGLLGFLMEECCGGKPELCQPVIDTLACHCP, from the coding sequence ATGGATATTAATCAGAGCCTTTCCGCTTTCGCCGCCCTCAGCCAGGAAACCCGGCTGGAGGTCTTCCGCTTGCTGGTGCAGGCGGGGGGCACAGGCATGCTGGCGGGCGAGGTAGCCGACAGGCTGGGCGTGCGCCAGAACACCATGTCCACCAACCTGAATATCCTGTTGCGCGCCGGGCTGATCCGCAACGAGCGGGAAGGCCGGGCGATCCGCTATTTTGCCGATTTTGACGGGGTGAGGGGGCTCTTGGGCTTCCTGATGGAGGAATGCTGCGGCGGCAAGCCGGAGCTCTGCCAGCCCGTTATCGATACGCTTGCCTGCCATTGTCCGTGA
- a CDS encoding DUF2336 domain-containing protein, with amino-acid sequence MMLIDSVKLEKMMLAKRVAKFLNGSQSDDDRIAVEDVARLLARDLSTQVREVLAFELRHCDVLPSDLAEKIARDVEDVASPFLSSTHAFNDETLAALIPSLAEHARVTIARRPDLGGLAVKALAEHSEAPGVTTLVRNDSVGLSQEACDAVVGRFGDDRRLMDQLSARADLPLVVVEQIIDKVSDHCRDTLMQHYAVDGTLAEKIAGGSRIEALWQQIANAAPQQVHALVNDMRKQKRLTHLLVAEMAERGSASFLESSFALEAGLPIIQVREALNLKKAQDFVDLMKRIGVSKAMAPRFLNIARKLYVEGAHGTNDNAAPSAGLAGEG; translated from the coding sequence ATGATGCTTATCGATTCCGTCAAGCTTGAAAAAATGATGCTGGCCAAGCGTGTGGCCAAATTCCTCAATGGTTCGCAGTCCGATGATGACCGCATTGCCGTTGAGGATGTGGCACGCCTTCTGGCCCGCGATCTTTCCACGCAGGTGCGTGAAGTGCTGGCGTTCGAACTGCGTCACTGCGATGTTCTGCCGTCTGATCTTGCTGAAAAAATTGCCCGCGATGTGGAAGATGTGGCTTCGCCTTTCCTTTCCTCGACCCATGCTTTCAACGATGAAACGCTCGCCGCACTCATTCCGTCGCTGGCCGAGCATGCCCGTGTGACGATTGCCCGTCGGCCCGATCTTGGCGGCCTTGCCGTCAAGGCACTGGCCGAGCATTCCGAGGCGCCGGGTGTGACCACGCTGGTGCGCAACGACAGCGTCGGCCTCAGCCAGGAAGCCTGCGATGCTGTGGTTGGCCGCTTTGGCGACGATCGCCGCCTGATGGACCAGCTTTCGGCACGCGCCGACCTGCCGCTCGTTGTGGTCGAGCAGATCATCGACAAGGTTTCGGATCACTGCCGTGATACGCTGATGCAGCATTATGCCGTTGATGGCACGCTCGCCGAGAAGATCGCCGGCGGCAGCCGTATCGAGGCCCTGTGGCAGCAGATCGCGAACGCCGCCCCGCAGCAGGTGCATGCGCTCGTCAACGACATGCGCAAGCAAAAGCGCCTGACCCACCTTCTGGTCGCCGAAATGGCCGAGCGTGGCAGTGCGTCCTTCCTTGAAAGTTCCTTCGCGCTGGAGGCCGGCCTGCCGATCATCCAGGTACGCGAGGCCCTGAACCTGAAGAAGGCGCAGGATTTTGTGGACCTGATGAAGCGGATCGGCGTTTCGAAGGCGATGGCGCCGCGGTTCCTCAATATCGCCCGCAAGCTCTATGTCGAAGGCGCCCACGGCACCAACGACAATGCTGCGCCGTCTGCGGGTCTTGCCGGCGAAGGCTGA